Proteins from one Setaria italica strain Yugu1 chromosome V, Setaria_italica_v2.0, whole genome shotgun sequence genomic window:
- the LOC101753016 gene encoding RING-H2 finger protein ATL75 yields the protein MDVEQLHARRLLSHAAAAAAPTHRPAVQEQVQVAEARTGAASPFSSLNATVITVLSMLLCGLVVVLAVHVIVRCAFRVTRRVCYGQEEPPGGGGAGASGASPSSSCQADPRRKGGRPRRALPPPVVYAPEVELAGCGAAECAICLTEFANGDRVRALPHCNHGFHVRCIDRWLAARQTCPTCRRAPFAAKPSLPERAEAPEAVQVQVQVDAGAGQRETQ from the coding sequence ATGGACGTCGAGCAGCTGCATGCAAGGAGGCTCCtgtcgcacgccgccgccgcggctgccccGACGCATCGGCCGGCCGTGCAGGAGCAGGTGCAGGTGGCCGAAGCGCGCACGGGCGCCGCGTCGCCCTTCAGCTCGCTGAACGCGACGGTGATCACGGTGCTGTCGATGCTCCTGTGCGGGCTCGTGGTCGTGCTCGCGGTCCACGTGATCGTGCGGTGCGCGTTCCGCGTCACGCGCCGCGTGTGCTACGGCCAGGAGGAgccccccggcggcggcggcgccggggcgtcGGGGgcgtccccctcctcctcctgccagGCCGACCCCAGGAGGAAGGGCGGCCGACCCCGCCGCGCCCTGCCACCGCCGGTGGTCTATGCGCCCGAGGTCGAGCTCGCCGGGTGCGGCGCGGCGGAATGCGCCATCTGCCTGACCGAGTTCGCCAACGGCGACCGCGTGCGCGCGCTGCCGCACTGCAACCACGGGTTCCACGTCCGGTGCATCGACCGCTGGCTCGCCGCGCGGCAGACGTGCCCCACCTGCAGGCGGGCGCCGTTCGCCGCTAAACCCTCCCTGCCGGAAAGGGCTGAGGCGCCGGAGGCTGTGCAGGTTCAGGTGCAAGttgacgccggcgccgggcagCGCGAGACTCAATAG